A segment of the Amycolatopsis thermophila genome:
ACGCAGGGCCGCAAGCTCCTCGCCGTCGCCGAACAGGTCGCCGCCACCGCCGGGGTGCGCGCGAGCCTCGCCGACCCGGTGCGCCGCGACGCGCTGCCGGCCTTCGCCGAGAGCGCGCGCACCCTCTCCGGAGCCGACTCGGTGATCATCGCCGCCCCGGACCGGCGCATCCTCACCTCGCCCGACCCGAACCAGCTGCGCACCGAACTCCCCCTCGGCGCCAGCACCGTGCTGCACGGCCGCGCGTGGGTCGGCGAGATCGGCGGACAGCTCGTCGCGCACGTGCCGGTGATCGGCGACGCGGGACAGACCCTCGGGATCGTCGCCGCCGGCACCGAAACCCCCGGCTTCTTCGAGGGCGTCGCCAACTCCCCCGGCACCGCGCTGACCCTGCTGGCCATCGCCACGGTCGTCGGCGTCGCCGGGTCGCTGCTGCTCACCTGGCGCGTGAAACGGCAGACCCTGGGCATGGAGCCGCGCCAGATCACCGCGCTGGCCGAGCACCGCGAGGCGCTGCTGCACGGCATCAAGGAGGGCGTCCTCGGCCTGGACGAGCAGCACCGCGTCACCCTCGTCAACGACCAGGCCCGCGACCTGCTGGCCCTGCCCGAGGCCTGCGTGGGACGCCCGGTGACGGAGCTGGGCCTCAACGAACGGCTCACCGACGTGCTCACCGGCCGCGCCCAGGGCGTCGACCAGATCGGTTTGCGGGCCGGCCGGGTGCTGGCGCTCAACCGCATGCCGATCGCGCGCGGCGCGGTCGTCACGTTGCGGGACCGCACCGAACTGGCGACGCTGCGCGAAGAGCTCGAAGCGACCACCCGCGCCACCGACACGCTGCGCGCGCAGGCCCACGAGTTCACCAACCGCCTGCACATCATCGCCGGGCTGATCGAACTGGGCGAGTACGACGAGGTGCGGCACTACGTCGACCTGGTCAGCCAGGCGCACGAGAAGTGGCACGAGGAGGTGACCGCGCACATCGCCGACTCGGCCGTCGCGGCGCTGCTCGTCGCGAAGGCGAGCCTGGCCGCCGAACGCGGTGCCGGGCTGCGGCTGGCGCCCGGCACGCGACTGGACGATGTGGACGACCAGCTGTCCGCGGACCTGGTGACCGTCGTCGGCAACCTCGTGGACAACGCCCTCGACGCGCTCGCCGGCCGGGACGGGGACTGGATCGAGGTGGAGATCCGCCAGGATGGCGACGCGGTGTCGGTCGTGGTGCGCGACTCCGGGCCCGGGGTGGCGCCGGAGATCGCGACCGAGGTGTTCACCCACGGCTTCACCACGAAGGCCGCCGAGCACGGCGGACAGCGGGGGCTCGGCCTGGCGCTGACGCGGCAGACGTGCAAGCGCCGGGGCGGGTCGGTGGCCGTGCACAACGCCGACGGCGCGGTGTTCACCGCCGTCCTGCCCCGGCGGGCGGAGGTGCCGCGGTGATCCGGGTCCTGGTGGTGGACGACGACTTCATGGTCGCGAAGGTCCACAGTGGATACGTGGCGCGGACGCCCGGCTTCGCGGTGGCCGGGGTCGCGCACACCGGCGCGGAGGCGCTGCGCGCTGCCCGCGAGCTCGCGCCCGACCTGGTGCTGCTGGACATCTACCTGCCGGACGTCGACGGCCTGGCGGTGCTGCGGCAGCTGCGCGCCGATCCGGGCACCCAGGACATCGACGTCCTGGTCATCACCGCGGCCCGGGACGTGGAGACCGTGCGGGGCGCGCTGCGCGGCGGGGCCCTGCACTACCTCATCAAGCCGTTCTCCTCGTCGGCGCTGCAGGCGCAGCTGGAGGAGTTCGCCGCGCGGCACCGGAAACTGCACCGCCTCGCGCAACGCCACACCGCCGGGCAGGAGGACGTCGACGCGGTGTTCGGCGCCCGCACGCCGAAAGCGCTGCCCAAAGGTCTCACCGAGCAGACCGCCGAGCTGGTGCGGCAGGCCCTGCAGGCGCACCCGGACGGGTTGTCGGCCAGCGAGTGCGCGGGCGCCACGGACCTGTCCCGGCCCAGCGCCCGGCGGTACCTGGAGCACTTCGTCGCGGCCGGGCGGGCCGAAGTCCGCCTGCGCTACGGCGGGACCGGCCGGCCCGAGCGGCAATACCACTGGCGCGGCTGAGTTCCCGTTAGGGTGCCGCCGGTGAGCACGCAGCCGATCCCCGTGGTCCTGGTCGCCGGTTACCTGGGCTCGGGCAAGACGACACTGGTCAACCACCTGCTGACGCACGCGCGCGACCACCGCATCGGGGTGGTCGTCAACGACTTCGGCCGCATCAACGTGGACGCCCTGGCGGTCGCCGGGCAGGTCGATGCGATGCTGCCGATGGGCAACGGGTGCCTGTGCTGCGCGGTCGACTCCGCGGGCCTGGACCGGATGCTGGAACGGCTGACCGAGCCCGAACTGGGCATCGACGCGATCGTCATCGAGGCGAGCGGACTGGCCGAGCCGCGGGACCTGGTGCGCATGTTGCTGGCCGGCGAGAACCCGCGGATCGCCTACGGCGGCCTGGTCGAGGTCGTGGACGCGGTCGAGTTCGAGGGCAACCGCGTGCGCCACCCCGAACTGGACGAGCACCTGCGCTTCGCCGACCTGGTGGTGCTGAACAAGACCGATCAGCGGGACGACGACGCACTCCTGGAACTGGTGCGCAAGGTCAGCGGGGGACGGCCCGTCGTGCGGGCGTCGTTCGGCGCGATCGATCCGGGCCTGCTGTTCGACCCGGGTGCGCCCGAGCCGGTGGCGCGGCAGCTGTCGTTCGACGACCTGCGGCACGAGGACGGCCACCACCACGCGCACCTGCACGAGGGCTACCGCACCGTCGAGTTCAGCACGGACACGCCGATCCACCCGCGGCGGCTGCTGGCCTTCCTGACCGAGCGGCCGGCCGGGCTGTACCGGATGAAGGGGCCGGTGCACTTCGGCGTGCCCGGCCACGACGACCGGTTCCTGCTGCAGACGGTCGGGCCGTACTTGCGGTTCCACCGCTCGCCGTGGGACGGCGAAACAGCCGGCACCCGGCTGGTGCTGATCGGGACCGGTCTCGACTCCGACGACCTGCTCACGCGCCTGGCGGCCTGCGCCGAACCCGATCCGGCGGCCCGCACCGAGCGGGCGATCCTGCCGGTGCTCAAGCACTGCGGCTAGGAATGCCGTCCCCGAGAATCGGGGCCTACGATACCCGGAATCACTTGTGGGATTGTTCAACAATCGCTATCTTGTGATCCACATCGCCGGCAGATCGGCGGTGGGTTCTGCCTCTCGAAACCGAAATGAGGTTCGTTCCATGCACAAGCTCCAGGCGGCCGTCGTCGTCGCCGGTATCGCGGCGACCTGCGTGATCGGCGGCACCGCCGAAGCGGCCGCAGCCGGGGTCACCTGCGGCGGCGTCTCCTACCAGGGCCTCAGCCGCGGCAACGCCTGCTACTACAGCGACGGTGACAAGATCCTCGTCAGCGACGTCCGCAAGGACGGCTACTGGGTCTACGCCCATGTCGTCGACGAGCCGGTGAGCGCTCCGCACAACGACTACTACTGCAACAACAAGAAGGGCGGCGGCACGACCGTCACCTGCGGCCGGAACGCGAAGGAGGGCGGCAAGGTGCGGTTCTCGATCACCGTCATGCGGGGCGACACCTTCCTGGCCAGCAGCGGCCCGATCTCCGCGAGGTCCTGAGCCGGCCGGGTTCCGCGGAACCCGGCCGGTAACCCCCCGGCGGTGGGGCGCGATAGGCGAAGCAACCCGGCGAGGAGTGGTTCGCATGCGCGCATCCGCGATCAGGTGGTTCTGGCCGGCCGTGGCACTGGCGTTCGCCGGCACCGCCGCCGTCGAGATCTACGTGGCCGTGACCATGGTCGCGACCTGGGCGTGGATGCTGGCGGCGGTGCTCGTCCTCGCCTCGGGTGGGTGCGCCGCGGCCGCCTTTCGCCGGGAACGGGTCAGCC
Coding sequences within it:
- a CDS encoding sensor histidine kinase, producing the protein MGAQGSLARQLLGWQLIIVFALLACVFGYSAVQSDRTFTDTQGRKLLAVAEQVAATAGVRASLADPVRRDALPAFAESARTLSGADSVIIAAPDRRILTSPDPNQLRTELPLGASTVLHGRAWVGEIGGQLVAHVPVIGDAGQTLGIVAAGTETPGFFEGVANSPGTALTLLAIATVVGVAGSLLLTWRVKRQTLGMEPRQITALAEHREALLHGIKEGVLGLDEQHRVTLVNDQARDLLALPEACVGRPVTELGLNERLTDVLTGRAQGVDQIGLRAGRVLALNRMPIARGAVVTLRDRTELATLREELEATTRATDTLRAQAHEFTNRLHIIAGLIELGEYDEVRHYVDLVSQAHEKWHEEVTAHIADSAVAALLVAKASLAAERGAGLRLAPGTRLDDVDDQLSADLVTVVGNLVDNALDALAGRDGDWIEVEIRQDGDAVSVVVRDSGPGVAPEIATEVFTHGFTTKAAEHGGQRGLGLALTRQTCKRRGGSVAVHNADGAVFTAVLPRRAEVPR
- a CDS encoding response regulator, translated to MIRVLVVDDDFMVAKVHSGYVARTPGFAVAGVAHTGAEALRAARELAPDLVLLDIYLPDVDGLAVLRQLRADPGTQDIDVLVITAARDVETVRGALRGGALHYLIKPFSSSALQAQLEEFAARHRKLHRLAQRHTAGQEDVDAVFGARTPKALPKGLTEQTAELVRQALQAHPDGLSASECAGATDLSRPSARRYLEHFVAAGRAEVRLRYGGTGRPERQYHWRG
- a CDS encoding CobW family GTP-binding protein — its product is MSTQPIPVVLVAGYLGSGKTTLVNHLLTHARDHRIGVVVNDFGRINVDALAVAGQVDAMLPMGNGCLCCAVDSAGLDRMLERLTEPELGIDAIVIEASGLAEPRDLVRMLLAGENPRIAYGGLVEVVDAVEFEGNRVRHPELDEHLRFADLVVLNKTDQRDDDALLELVRKVSGGRPVVRASFGAIDPGLLFDPGAPEPVARQLSFDDLRHEDGHHHAHLHEGYRTVEFSTDTPIHPRRLLAFLTERPAGLYRMKGPVHFGVPGHDDRFLLQTVGPYLRFHRSPWDGETAGTRLVLIGTGLDSDDLLTRLAACAEPDPAARTERAILPVLKHCG